Genomic segment of Steroidobacter denitrificans:
ACGTGACTCGCAGACCTCGCTTCAACGCCTCGATCTTGGCGAGCTTGGTCTTCAACAAGATGCGTTCGTAGCGTTTCTCCAGGCGTTTCTGTAGAGGCCGCACCAGGTCGCGATCGCAGCCGGGTATCAGCCCGTCCGTCAGTTCCACGACGCTGACATTCACGCCCAACGCCTCATAGACCGTCGCCATTTCCAGGCCGATGATGCCGCCGCCCACGACCAACAGACGCTTGGGCAGATCCAACTCCAGCGCGCCGCTGGAATCGATGATACGAGGATCATCCGGCAACCCGGGCAGGCGGATCGGCTCCGAGCCCGCCGCGATGATGCATTGGCCGAAGCTCACGCGGCACACGCCGTCCGCGGACCTGGCTTCCTGCGGCGGTGTCGCGCCCGTGGGGAGATGATCCTCGGCAACTTCGATCTCATGCGCCGACACGAATCGCCCGCTGCCGCGGATCACCTGCACCTTGCGCTGCTTCGCCAGCCCCGCCAGGCCGCCGGTCAGACGCGCGATGATCCCGTTCTTCCAGTCCCGCAACTTGGATGCATCGATCTTCGGCTTGCCGAAAGTGATACCGGCACGCTCGATCTCCCGCGCCTCCTCGATCATCTTCGCCGCATGCAGCAACGCCTTGGACGGGATACAGCCGACGTTCAGACATACACCGCCCAGCACCGGCCAGCGCTCGATGAGCGCCACCTTCATGCCTAGATCCGCGGCACGGAATGCAGCCGTGTAGCCGCCCGGTCCCGCGCCCAGCACCACCAGATCATAATCATGGCTCGTCGCGTGATGCCCCGCATCTGATACCCCCGCGCCCCTTGCAAGCGCATGCTGCGTACCGGCGTCAGGCACGGCAGCGGTCGAAGATGCGGCCAGCGCCGGCGGCGACGCCTCCAGGATCAGAATCAGGCTGTCCTTCGACACCCGGTCGCCTTTTTTCAGCTGGATCGATTGCACGATGCCGGCTACCGGCGAGGGCACGTCCATCGCGGCCTTCTCGGTTTCCAGCGTGATCAGCGGGGTTTCCGCAGCAACCTGATCTCCCGGCTCTACCAGCACATCGATGACTTCGACATCCTTGAAATCACCGATGTCGGGAACGCGGATTTCACTGGTCATGAGAACTCGATCACAATCACCGTAATGACGATCTAGGGAACCGCTTCCAGCAGGCCATTCACATCGGCGAGCTTGCGCGCCAGAAAACTGGTGAAACGCGCACCGGCCGCGCCATCGATGACGCGATGATCGTAGGCCAATGTAAACGGCAGAATCAGGCGCGGCACGAACTGCCCCTCCTGCCAGACAGGTTTCATGCTGGCGCGCGCCACGCCCAGGATCGCAACTTCCGGCGCATTGATGATGGGCGTGAAGGAGGTACCGCCGATGCCGCCGAGACTGGACACCGTGAAACTCGCACCCTGCATGTCGGCGGCCGACAGCTTGCCCTCGCGGGCCTTCTGCGACAACGTGCCAAGCTCGCGTGCCAGTTCGTAGATATCCTTCTTGTCCGCATCGCGGATCACCGGCACCAGCAGCCCTTGGGGTGTGTCCGCGGCAAAGCCCAGATGCATGTACTTCTTGAGCACAAGATTGGCGCCCGAGGCATCCAGCGAGCTGTTGACGAACGGAAACTCCTGCAGCGCCTGCACACAGGCACGCAGAATGAAGGCGAGCGGCGTGAGTTTGATGCCGGCATCGAGCGCCTTCTGCCTCGATTCGATGCGCGCCGCATCCATCGCGGTGATGTCTGCCTCGTCCATCTGCCAGACATGAGGAATATTGAGCCAGCTTGCCTGCAGGTGCGGTCCGGAAATCTTCTGGATACGGCCGAGCGGCTGACTCTCGATCGGACCGAACTTGGCAAAATCGATCTCGGGGATCTTGGGCAGCGCACCACCACCGGCCGAAGAGACGCCCGAGGCCAGGGTGCGCTTCACCCAAGCCTTGACGTCGTCAGGCGTGATGCGGCCTTTCAGGCCGGAGCCTTCGATCTGCGTCAGATCGACGCCGAGTTCGCGCGCAAAGCGGCGCACCGAGGGACTGGCATAGGCACGCGCGAAACCGGCTTCGCCCATGACGAACGAGGATGCGGCGGTTAAAGACACCGGCGCCTCGCCCTTCCCGTCCTTGTCATCCGGCACGACATCCGCCCCGACAGGCGAGCGGCTTGCAGCCGCCGGCGAAGTTGCCGTCGGGGCGCCTGCATCGCCGAAGACCGCTGCCGGCGGCTGGAGCGCCGAGGGCGACTCGGCCGAGGCCGGTTGAGCTGCTGCCGGCGAAGCCGCCTGGGATACCGTCTGGGATACCGTCTGGGAGGCTTCCTGGATCCGCTCGGTCGAAGCCGCAGGCACGCCGGCTTCGAACTGCGCAATCAAGCTGCCCTTGGATACCCGATCGCCTTTTTTCAATGCCACCGCGGTGATCGTACCGGCCACCGTCGAGGGCACATCCATCGTCGCCTTTTCGGTTTCGATGGTGATCAGCGGCGTATCGACTTCAATGACATCGCCCGGCGTGATCAGCACGTCGATGACTTCGACGTCCTTGAAGTCGCCCAAATCAGGAACGGTTATGTCTTGCGCCATGCTCTGCCATTCATTCGCCATGAGCCGGACACCGTGCCCGGCCCTTCGATCGAATTCGTCTGCCTGATTCCCTGACGCCGTTTACTGGGTCACTGGATTGGGACTGTCGGGATCGATATGAAACTTCATCATGCAACTCTTGACGGTCGCCATGTCGAGCTTGCCTTCGTCCGCGAGCGCCCGCAGCGCGGCGACCACGATGTGCTGATGATCGACCTCGAAATGCCGGCGAAGTTGCGCGCGCGAATCCGAGCGGCCGTAGCCATCCGTACCCAGCACGATGTAACGTCCTGGAACCCACTGCCGGATCTGGTCCGGCACGATCTTCATGTAATCGCTGGCGGCGATGAAGGGACCGGTACGATCCCCCAGGCACCGGCGTACATAGGGCTGCTGCACGGCGGCGTGTACGCTCAATATATTGCGCCGCTCGACATCGAGTGCTTCACGGCGCAGCTCCGAATAGCTCGGCACGCTGAAAACATCCGCAGGCACGCCATAGTCCCTCTCGAGAATACGTGCTGCCTCCAGCACCTCACGCAGGATCGTGCCCGAACCCAGCAGATTCACGCGTACCTTGCCGGGTCCGCCCGGCTGCAGCAAATACATGCCTTTGAGGATGCCCGGTGCGGCGCCTTCGGGCATGGCGGGATGGCTGTAGTTTTCATTCATGCAGGTGATGTAATAAAACACATCCTCCTGCTCGGCATACATGCGCCGCAGTCCGTCCTGCACGATGACCGCCAACTCATACGCGAAGGTCGGATCGTACGAGATGCAATTGGGTATGGTCGTGGAAACCAGGTGGCTATGCCCGTCCTGATGCTGCAGTCCTTCACCGGCGAGCGTGGTACGGCCGGCCGTGGCGCCGACCAGAAAGCCGCGCGCCTGGCTATCGCCCGCAGCCCAGATGAAGTCGCCCACTCGCTGGAAACCGAACATCGAATAATAAATGTAGAACGGCACCATATTGACGCCGTCGGTGGCATACGCCGTCCCCGCCGCGATGAACGAGCACAGTGCACCGGCCTCGTTGATGCCTTCCTGCAGAATCTGTCCCTTTTTGTCTTCCTTGTAGAACATGAGCTGATCGGCATCCTGCGGCGTATATAGCTGCCCCACCGATGAATAGATACCGATCTGCCGGAACAGCCCTTCCATGCCGAAGGTGCGCGCCTCGTCGGCGACGATGGGCACCACATACGGTCCCATGTTCTTATCCTTGAGGAGCGCCTGCATGATGCGCACCAGTGCCATCGTGGTCGAAAACTCGCGCTCGCCGGAGCTCTCCAGCAGCGAGGCGAAGGCATCCAGCCCCGGCACCTTCAGCGGCGGCGCCTTGCTGCGCCGCTGCGGCAGATAGCCGCCGAGCATCTGGCGGCGCTCCTGCAGATACTTCATCTCCTCACTGTCGGGAGCCGGCTTCTTGAAGGGCGCGTGCTTGATCTCCTCGTCCGAGATTTCGATGAAGATACGATTGCGAAACTCCTTCAGCGCCTCGTCGTCGAGCTTCTTCTGCTGATGAGTAATATTCTGGCTCTCGCCCCAGCGCCCCATCAGGAAACCCTTGACGGTCTTGGCCAGAATCACGGTCGGCTGTCCCTTGTGATTCACGGCAGCCCGATAGGCGTTGTAGACCTTCTTGTAGTCATGACCGCCGCGATTCAGACGCCAGATATCGCTGTCGGTCATGTTTGCGACCATGGCCTTCAGTTCGGGATGCTTGCCGAAAAAATGCTCGCGTGTGTAAGCGCCGCCCTTGGCCTTGTAGTTCTGGTATTCGCCGTCCACGCACTCTTCCATTACGCGCTGCAGCAGACCCTTCGTGTCCTTGGCGAACAAAGGATCCCAGCGAGATCCCCAGATAATCTTGATGACATTCCAACCGGCACCCAAAAAAGCTGCTTCCAACTCCTGGATGATCTTGCCGTTGCCACGCACGGGTCCGTCCAGGCGCTGCAGGTTGCAATTGATGACGAACACCAGATTGTCGAGCTTCTCGCGCACCGGCATGGTGATCGCGCCCATCGACTCGGGCTCGTCCATTTCGCCATCGCCCAGAAATGCCCAGATCTTGCGATCGCCGGCAGGCGCCAGACCACGGTTCTCCATGTAGCGCTGAAAACGCGCCTGATAGATCGCCATCATCGGACCCAACCCCATGGACACGGTCGGAAATTGCCAGAAATCCGGCATCAGCCACGGATGGGGATAGGAACTCAGACCATGCTCGGGGCTGAGAACCTCCTCGCGAAAGTGTTTCAGGTGCTCCTCGGACAGCCGGCCCTCCAGGAATGCCCGCGCATAAATGCCGGGGGATGCGTGTCCCTGGAAGTAGACCAGGTCGCCGGGATGCTGCTCGGAGGGTGCGCGCCAGAAATGATTGAAACCGACTTCGTACAAAGTCGCGGCGGACGCGTAACTGGCAATATGCCCGCCATACTCGGAACTTTGCCGATTGACTTGCACGACCATCGCCATCGCGTTCCAGCGCAGATATGCCTCGATACGCCGCTCGATCGAGCGATCGCCCGGGTATTCCTCTTCATGGCCTGCAGAAATGGTATTGACGTAGGCCGTATTGGGCTTGAACGGCAGGTAGGTGCCGGAGCGGCGTGTAAAATCGATCAGCCGCTCGAGCAGAAAATGTGCCCGCTCCGCGCCATGGCTCCTCAGAACCGAATCCATCGATTCCAGCCATTCGCGAGTTTCCTCGGGATCGAGATCGTCGAATCGGGAAGCTTCAGACATGTGCGTGTGCTGTTGGAGTAGGCCGCGTATCATCGGAGTTTGAAAATTGCCGGTCAAGGAATCTCACCTGGTGGAACTGCTTCCCGCACAGCGCAACATTCGTATCCTGCAGGAACGTGCGGAATTCACGGACAATATGCTGCGGACACATGATGCAGCCATCATGGTCTGTGAACATGAGCACGCAGAAATACTACTCGAGAAGCTGCCTCTGGGTTCCACCTGGCGCCAGTTGTACCGGCAGGCCAAGGCTGCCGGCCCGGTCGGCGTACTGGTCACATCGCTGACAATCGCGAACACGCCATCCACGCGCGGCAGCGCGCGCGCGGCCGGTAGCGCTCGGGCCAACGGCCGAGCACCTGGACAGGCACGCGTGCTGCCGCTGGTGCTGGCGTTCGCGAAGGCCGATTTGTCCGCCTTCGAGCGGCTGAACCTGGCCGCCCGGGCCTGGAAGGCACTGGCCGCTCCATCCGGCGCTCGCATCGTGCTGAGTGCCCACGGACTGGCGCCGGCATCCGCCGCCGGAATGCTCGAAGCCCTGCTGGCCGCTGCACTGGCCGGTTCCGCCCCCATGCCGACATGCAAATCCCAACCTCGAGACAAAAACACTCCATCACGATTCATACTGGCCGGCGCCACGGCCGAGAAGGTGGATACGGCACGCTGCAATGCGATCGACCGCGGCAATCATCTGGCGCGCTGGCTCACGATGCTGCCGCCGAATGTGCTGGATTCCGCCAACTACCCACGTATTTTGCGCCGGTTGGCGCGACAGCACGGCTGGCAGTGTTCCTTCCTGGACGAAACCGCACTCAGGCGTTTGGGCGCCGGCGCCTTCCTGGCCGTCAGCCGGGCGAATCGGCATCGTCGTGCAGGTATCGTACGCTTGCACTACCGCGGCACCGGCAGGCGCGCCGCAGCTGCCGAAACGCTGCGATCCCTGGCGCTGGTCGGCAAGGGCATCTGCTTCGACACCGGCGGCATCAATCTCAAGACCCATAAAGGCATGTATCGCATGCACGAGGACATGCAGGGCAGCGCCGTCGCCGTCGGCACCTTGCTCGCACTCAGTGAACTGAAAGTTCCCTACGACATCGACTGCTGGCTGGCAATCACCGAGAATGAGATCGGTGCACATGCCTTCAGACCGCAAGAGGTCGTACAGGCGGCCAATGGCACCAGCATCCAGATCGTGCACAGCGATGCCGAAGGGCGCATGGTGCTGGCCGATACGCTGGCGCTGGCCGCCGGCGCCCGGCGTATATCGCGTACCGGCATGCCGGCTGCAAGGCGACCCGATCTGCTCATCGATTTTGCCACGCTGACCGGAGCCTGCATCGGCGCGCTGACCGAGCGCTACAGCGGTATTTTTACGAATCGTGCCGACTGGAACGGCGTGCTGGAACGGCATGGGCGCGATTGCGGCGAACGCGTCTGGCCGTTTCCAATGGACGAGGATTTCGACAGCGAACTGGAATCCCCGATTGCCGACATACTGCAATGCGCAATGGACGGCAAGGGCGATCACATCCTGGCAGCCCGCTTCCTGAACCGCTTCGTACCGGCCGAAATCCCCTGGATCCACCTGGATCTCGCGGCTGCCAATCGTACCGGCGGATTGGGGCATATACCGACGGACTGCACGGGTTTCGGGGTACGCTACGTCACCACGCTGCTGCTGGAACGGAGTCTATGGCCGCCGCACGGTACAGCGCGCCGCCCGCGCACCCGCCGTGCGCCAGCCACAACGAGCAACACACGGATCGGGGCGAGCACATGACGACGTTGAGAATTCTACGGCCGGACGACTGGCACCTGCACGTGCGCGACGGTGCTCATCTGACCAGTATCGTGCCGTTCACCGCCAAACGGTTTGCGCGCGCCGTGATCATGCCGAATCTGAAGCCACCGGTGACCCATGTAGACATGGCTCGCGCCTACCGAGAGCGCATCCTCGCGGCCGTCCCCGCAAACCTGACGTTCGAACCTCTGATGACTCTCTATTTGACGAACACTACTTCCGCCGCCGACCTGCGGGCAGCGCGAGACAGCGGTTTCGTCATCGGCGCCAAACTATATCCGGCGGGCGCCACGACCCATTCGGATGCCGGCGTCAGTGCGATCGAACGCATTTATCCGGCGCTCGAAGCCATGCAGGAATACGATCTGGTGCTGCAGGTGCACGGTGAAGCGACCGATGCCGCAGTCGATGTGTTCGATCGGGAAAAAGTATTTATCGAGCGCGTGCTGGCGCCGCTGGCGGAGCGCTTCCCGGCGTTGCGCATCGTGTTCGAACACATCACTACACGCGAGGCCGTGCAATTCGTGCACTCGGCACGCACGGGCGTAGCCGCGACGCTCACGCCGCAGCATCTGCTGCTGAACCGCAATGCACTATTCCAGGGCGGCATTCGTCCGCATCACTACTGCCTGCCGGTGCTCAAGCGCGAAGCCGACCGCCGCGCCCTGATCGACGCGGCAACCAGCGAGGATGCGCGCTTTTTTCTGGGTACCGACAGCGCACCGCATGCCCGGCACACCAAGGAAAACGCCTGCGGCTGCGCGGGCGTCTTCTCGGCACACGCCGCTATCGAACTCTATGCGGAGGCCTTCGAGGAGGCCGGCTGCCTGGAACGCCTGCAGGCATTCGCCGCGGAGCGAGGCGCCGATTTCTATGGTCTGCCGCGCAATACCTCCTTCATCACGCTCGAACGAGCTACATGGATGCCGCCGCCCGCATATCGCTTCGACCAGGACGAACTCGTGCCATTTCGCGCCGGCGAATCGATCCGCTGGCGCCTCGTCGAGGAATCATGATCTTGAAGGACCTCAGTCCGACTCCGCCGTTCGTTCATGGCAAAATGCCGATGGCACACCGTTTCCGAGGATTCCTGCCGGTCGTCATCGACGTGGAATGCGGCGGCTTCAACCCGAATACCGATGCGCTGCTGGAAATCGGCGCAGTGCTGGTCGAGATCCAGGCCGACGGCACGCTGCTGCCCGGGGAAGGCTGGCGCTACCACGTGAAACCCTTCGAGGGCGCCAATATCGAGGCCGCATCGCTCGCGGTGAATGGCATCGATCCCTATCATCCGCTGCGTCCGGCGCTGTCCGAAAAGGAAGCGCTGACCCGCATGTTCCAGGAGGTGCGCAAGGCCATGAAGGGCAACGATTGCACCCGCGCCGTCCTGGTCGGGCACAATGCCATGTTCGATTTGAATTTCCTCAACGCCGCCGTTGCACGCACCGACATCAAGCGAAATCCATTTCATCCATTTTCGAGTTTCGACACGGCGACGCTGGCAGGCGTCGCCTACGGCCAGACCGTACTGGCGAAGGCGCTGCAGGCCGCCGGTATCGAGTGGGATTCCAGCCAGGCCCACTCGGCGCTTTACGACGCGCAGCGCACCGCCGAATTGTTCTGCAAGATCTGCAACGCGTTTCGTAGAAAAACTACTTAGTGCCGCTGACGAGCTTCTGCAGTTCGCCGCTATTGTACATCTCGATAATGATGTCCGAGCCGCCGATCAGTTCGCCGTTTACATAGAGCTGTGGATATGTCGGCCAGTTCGAGTATTGTTTGAGCGCCTCGCGCAGTTCCGGTTCCTCGAAAATATTCACATGCGCATAGCTGGCGCCCACTGCGCTCAGCGCCCGCACGGCTGCCGCAGAAAAGCCGCACTGCGGAAACTCCGGCGTGCCTTTCATGTACAGCACGACAGGGTTGGAAGACAGCTGCGACTTGATGCGTTCAATGATGTCCACGACTCTACCTCTCGACTCTTGCGTCTTTGCAATCCGTATCCCGGCACCGTACCCCGGAAACCGTGTCTCTCGATCTATGGCTCTGAATCTGCCTTGGGAGCGCCTCGCCAGGGGAGCGCCTGCATCCGCTGCGCCGCATTCCATCG
This window contains:
- the pyrC gene encoding dihydroorotase — encoded protein: MTTLRILRPDDWHLHVRDGAHLTSIVPFTAKRFARAVIMPNLKPPVTHVDMARAYRERILAAVPANLTFEPLMTLYLTNTTSAADLRAARDSGFVIGAKLYPAGATTHSDAGVSAIERIYPALEAMQEYDLVLQVHGEATDAAVDVFDREKVFIERVLAPLAERFPALRIVFEHITTREAVQFVHSARTGVAATLTPQHLLLNRNALFQGGIRPHHYCLPVLKREADRRALIDAATSEDARFFLGTDSAPHARHTKENACGCAGVFSAHAAIELYAEAFEEAGCLERLQAFAAERGADFYGLPRNTSFITLERATWMPPPAYRFDQDELVPFRAGESIRWRLVEES
- a CDS encoding 2-oxo acid dehydrogenase subunit E2, whose product is MAQDITVPDLGDFKDVEVIDVLITPGDVIEVDTPLITIETEKATMDVPSTVAGTITAVALKKGDRVSKGSLIAQFEAGVPAASTERIQEASQTVSQTVSQAASPAAAQPASAESPSALQPPAAVFGDAGAPTATSPAAASRSPVGADVVPDDKDGKGEAPVSLTAASSFVMGEAGFARAYASPSVRRFARELGVDLTQIEGSGLKGRITPDDVKAWVKRTLASGVSSAGGGALPKIPEIDFAKFGPIESQPLGRIQKISGPHLQASWLNIPHVWQMDEADITAMDAARIESRQKALDAGIKLTPLAFILRACVQALQEFPFVNSSLDASGANLVLKKYMHLGFAADTPQGLLVPVIRDADKKDIYELARELGTLSQKAREGKLSAADMQGASFTVSSLGGIGGTSFTPIINAPEVAILGVARASMKPVWQEGQFVPRLILPFTLAYDHRVIDGAAGARFTSFLARKLADVNGLLEAVP
- the rnt gene encoding ribonuclease T: MILKDLSPTPPFVHGKMPMAHRFRGFLPVVIDVECGGFNPNTDALLEIGAVLVEIQADGTLLPGEGWRYHVKPFEGANIEAASLAVNGIDPYHPLRPALSEKEALTRMFQEVRKAMKGNDCTRAVLVGHNAMFDLNFLNAAVARTDIKRNPFHPFSSFDTATLAGVAYGQTVLAKALQAAGIEWDSSQAHSALYDAQRTAELFCKICNAFRRKTT
- a CDS encoding M17 family metallopeptidase, which encodes MELLPAQRNIRILQERAEFTDNMLRTHDAAIMVCEHEHAEILLEKLPLGSTWRQLYRQAKAAGPVGVLVTSLTIANTPSTRGSARAAGSARANGRAPGQARVLPLVLAFAKADLSAFERLNLAARAWKALAAPSGARIVLSAHGLAPASAAGMLEALLAAALAGSAPMPTCKSQPRDKNTPSRFILAGATAEKVDTARCNAIDRGNHLARWLTMLPPNVLDSANYPRILRRLARQHGWQCSFLDETALRRLGAGAFLAVSRANRHRRAGIVRLHYRGTGRRAAAAETLRSLALVGKGICFDTGGINLKTHKGMYRMHEDMQGSAVAVGTLLALSELKVPYDIDCWLAITENEIGAHAFRPQEVVQAANGTSIQIVHSDAEGRMVLADTLALAAGARRISRTGMPAARRPDLLIDFATLTGACIGALTERYSGIFTNRADWNGVLERHGRDCGERVWPFPMDEDFDSELESPIADILQCAMDGKGDHILAARFLNRFVPAEIPWIHLDLAAANRTGGLGHIPTDCTGFGVRYVTTLLLERSLWPPHGTARRPRTRRAPATTSNTRIGAST
- the grxD gene encoding Grx4 family monothiol glutaredoxin, with protein sequence MDIIERIKSQLSSNPVVLYMKGTPEFPQCGFSAAAVRALSAVGASYAHVNIFEEPELREALKQYSNWPTYPQLYVNGELIGGSDIIIEMYNSGELQKLVSGTK
- the lpdA gene encoding dihydrolipoyl dehydrogenase, producing MTSEIRVPDIGDFKDVEVIDVLVEPGDQVAAETPLITLETEKAAMDVPSPVAGIVQSIQLKKGDRVSKDSLILILEASPPALAASSTAAVPDAGTQHALARGAGVSDAGHHATSHDYDLVVLGAGPGGYTAAFRAADLGMKVALIERWPVLGGVCLNVGCIPSKALLHAAKMIEEAREIERAGITFGKPKIDASKLRDWKNGIIARLTGGLAGLAKQRKVQVIRGSGRFVSAHEIEVAEDHLPTGATPPQEARSADGVCRVSFGQCIIAAGSEPIRLPGLPDDPRIIDSSGALELDLPKRLLVVGGGIIGLEMATVYEALGVNVSVVELTDGLIPGCDRDLVRPLQKRLEKRYERILLKTKLAKIEALKRGLRVTFAGESAPQPEIYDKVLIAVGRSPNGRNIGAEVAGVHVDERGYIPVDLQMRTNVPHIFAIGDIVGPPMLAHKASHEAKIAAEVAHGEKRAFDARVIPSVAYTDPEIAWVGLTETDARAKGVPYEKASFPWAASGRSLSLGREEGSTKLLFDPVTRRVIGGGIVGPHAGDLISEVALAIEMGSDAHDLGLTIHPHPTLSETIMFAAEAFEGVLTDLYIPGKK
- the aceE gene encoding pyruvate dehydrogenase (acetyl-transferring), homodimeric type; the protein is MSEASRFDDLDPEETREWLESMDSVLRSHGAERAHFLLERLIDFTRRSGTYLPFKPNTAYVNTISAGHEEEYPGDRSIERRIEAYLRWNAMAMVVQVNRQSSEYGGHIASYASAATLYEVGFNHFWRAPSEQHPGDLVYFQGHASPGIYARAFLEGRLSEEHLKHFREEVLSPEHGLSSYPHPWLMPDFWQFPTVSMGLGPMMAIYQARFQRYMENRGLAPAGDRKIWAFLGDGEMDEPESMGAITMPVREKLDNLVFVINCNLQRLDGPVRGNGKIIQELEAAFLGAGWNVIKIIWGSRWDPLFAKDTKGLLQRVMEECVDGEYQNYKAKGGAYTREHFFGKHPELKAMVANMTDSDIWRLNRGGHDYKKVYNAYRAAVNHKGQPTVILAKTVKGFLMGRWGESQNITHQQKKLDDEALKEFRNRIFIEISDEEIKHAPFKKPAPDSEEMKYLQERRQMLGGYLPQRRSKAPPLKVPGLDAFASLLESSGEREFSTTMALVRIMQALLKDKNMGPYVVPIVADEARTFGMEGLFRQIGIYSSVGQLYTPQDADQLMFYKEDKKGQILQEGINEAGALCSFIAAGTAYATDGVNMVPFYIYYSMFGFQRVGDFIWAAGDSQARGFLVGATAGRTTLAGEGLQHQDGHSHLVSTTIPNCISYDPTFAYELAVIVQDGLRRMYAEQEDVFYYITCMNENYSHPAMPEGAAPGILKGMYLLQPGGPGKVRVNLLGSGTILREVLEAARILERDYGVPADVFSVPSYSELRREALDVERRNILSVHAAVQQPYVRRCLGDRTGPFIAASDYMKIVPDQIRQWVPGRYIVLGTDGYGRSDSRAQLRRHFEVDHQHIVVAALRALADEGKLDMATVKSCMMKFHIDPDSPNPVTQ